The DNA segment GAGGCGGCTTCGTAGGTCCATGCGCCGAGGAAACTTTCGAGTCTTGTGAACATCGGTCGTTACCGTAGCTCCTTCAGGAGTTGTGTGGGTGTGCGCGCTGCGACGGGAGCCCGACCAGGGCGACGTCGAGGATGTATACGTATACTCGCGCCCGGTGTGTCGGGAAGGACGGCGGACTTTAGTGCGGCAGCCGGTGCTGAAGCACCGCATACGCCCACGTCCCCGCCATCGCAGCGAAGAGCGCGGCGACCATCACCGTGACCCCGCTCCCGATGAGGGTGAAGATGGGGCCCGGGCAGGCGCCGAGGAGCGCCCACCCCATCCCGAAAATCGTCCCTCCGATCCAGTAGCGCGGGCTCCAGAACCCCCGCCCCTCGAGGTCGCGCGGCACGATTCGGATCCGCTCCCCATGCATCGTATGGAGCCCGAGCCGCTCGATCGCCTGGATCGAAAGCGCCGCGACGGCGACCGCCGACCCGATGATCCCGTACATGTGGAAGCTCTGGAAGCGGAACATCTCCTGGATCCGGAACCAGGAGACGACCTCGCTCTGCACGAAGACGATCCCGAGGCCCGCGCCGAGAAGGAGGTAACCGAAGAGGGCGAGCGGACGGTTCGCCGCCTCGAGCGCCTCTTCCCGCTCCGCGGAAGGGACCTGCTGGATGTCCTGGCACTCGAAGTCCGGGATGAGCACTCGCCCACCCGGCCGTTCCGCGCCCCGTTCACCGGCACCTTCTCCGGCGCGCTCCATCGCGCTCATCCGAGGATCCAGGGGAGGACTGCGAAGGTCGCGACGAGCCCTCCGATGAAAAAGCCGAAGACGGCGGCGAGGGAGGAGCGCTGAAAGGTCGCGAGCCCGGAGATCGCGTGCCCGCTCGTGCACCCTCCGGCGTAGCGCGCCCCGAAACCGACCAGGAATCCGCCCACGACAATCAGGAAAAATCCCGCTGGGGTGAAGAGCGCGCCCCAGGTGAAGAGCTCCGCGGGCACCATCCCCGAGGGTTCCCCGAGCCCGAGGGCGGCGAGGTCCGTCCGCGTCGCCTCGGAGATGTGCCCCCCGACGTCGGGCGCGCCGAAGAGAGTCGGGGCGAGAACGCCGCCGAGCCCCATTCCGAGGACGAAGACGAGGTTCCACCCTCCGGTCCGGAGCCAGTCGTAGCGGAGATACGGGGGTTTCC comes from the Gemmatimonadota bacterium genome and includes:
- a CDS encoding YeeE/YedE thiosulfate transporter family protein, whose translation is MSAMERAGEGAGERGAERPGGRVLIPDFECQDIQQVPSAEREEALEAANRPLALFGYLLLGAGLGIVFVQSEVVSWFRIQEMFRFQSFHMYGIIGSAVAVAALSIQAIERLGLHTMHGERIRIVPRDLEGRGFWSPRYWIGGTIFGMGWALLGACPGPIFTLIGSGVTVMVAALFAAMAGTWAYAVLQHRLPH
- a CDS encoding YeeE/YedE thiosulfate transporter family protein; the encoded protein is MLERLSSPWPWYVAGPLIGLIVPLLLLLGGKVFGVSSNLRHLCAAIPAPERWKPPYLRYDWLRTGGWNLVFVLGMGLGGVLAPTLFGAPDVGGHISEATRTDLAALGLGEPSGMVPAELFTWGALFTPAGFFLIVVGGFLVGFGARYAGGCTSGHAISGLATFQRSSLAAVFGFFIGGLVATFAVLPWILG